A single genomic interval of Aquipuribacter sp. SD81 harbors:
- the rarD gene encoding EamA family transporter RarD, translating into MSDRAGVSDRTGVLLALGAYGMWGLFPLYFRLLESAGAVEIVVHRIVWSLLTCLLVIALTRSWAALRRLTGRQLLVLAAAAATISVNWGVFIWAVNTEQVVETSLGYFINPLVSVLLGVLLLRERLRRPQWVAVGIAGAAVAVLTVDFGRPPWIALALAASFGSYGLLKNLVGRGVGALPGLTVETAVLAPPALAVIVWLQWTGEGTVTSVSGWHTVLLVASGALTAAPLLLFAAAARRVPLSTIGLLQYVTPVMQLLIGTLVFGEALPPLRLSGFALVWVALVVLSVDGLRTSSRGRAQARAARATTAT; encoded by the coding sequence GTGAGCGACCGCGCCGGGGTGAGCGACCGCACCGGCGTCCTGCTGGCCCTCGGCGCGTACGGCATGTGGGGGCTGTTCCCCCTGTACTTCCGGCTGCTGGAGTCCGCCGGCGCGGTGGAGATCGTCGTCCACCGCATCGTGTGGTCGCTGCTCACGTGCCTGCTCGTCATCGCGCTCACCCGCTCGTGGGCGGCGCTGCGCCGGCTCACCGGCCGCCAGCTGCTCGTGCTCGCGGCCGCCGCCGCCACGATCAGCGTCAACTGGGGCGTCTTCATCTGGGCGGTCAACACCGAGCAGGTCGTGGAGACCTCGCTCGGGTACTTCATCAACCCGCTGGTGTCGGTGCTGCTCGGGGTGCTGCTCCTGCGCGAGCGGCTGCGCCGACCGCAGTGGGTCGCCGTCGGGATCGCGGGCGCGGCCGTCGCGGTGCTCACCGTCGACTTCGGCCGCCCGCCGTGGATCGCGCTCGCCCTCGCGGCGAGCTTCGGCAGCTACGGGCTGCTGAAGAACCTCGTCGGGCGCGGGGTCGGGGCGCTGCCCGGGCTGACGGTCGAGACCGCCGTCCTCGCTCCCCCGGCGCTCGCCGTCATCGTGTGGCTGCAGTGGACGGGCGAGGGCACCGTCACCTCGGTGAGCGGGTGGCACACCGTCCTGCTCGTGGCCTCCGGCGCCCTCACCGCCGCCCCGCTGCTGCTCTTCGCGGCCGCCGCCCGCCGCGTGCCGCTGTCGACGATCGGGCTCCTGCAGTACGTCACGCCCGTCATGCAGCTGCTCATCGGCACGCTCGTGTTCGGCGAGGCGCTGCCGCCGCTGCGGCTCTCGGGCTTCGCGCTCGTGTGGGTGGCGCTCGTCGTGCTGAGCGTCGACGGCCTGCGCACGAGCAGCCGGGGTCGGGCGCAGGCGCGCGCGGCGCGCGCCACCACCGCGACCTGA
- a CDS encoding PhoX family protein encodes MLGQTHGSRSASVCHWKCADACARPDENTSGNERFVDVARRALARRTSRRSVLAGSAAGAALAALSGIAPAAAAPKGRGAAARSGSLAFSPIAPVGNTVDAVTVPDGWRWETIIAWGDPVEADAPAWDPAHQTPEAQKKQFGYNNDYLDVVPFRGNGNRGLLVANHEYTNDELMFPATSDPAQRLLDLETAMYAHGMSVVEVRRRGKDAAWQPLRRSPFNRRITLDTEFVLDGPAAGSPLLRTSEDPTGTRVYGTLNNCAGSTTPWGTVLSGEENVDQYFTGAPDPTAREARYGLNTAGRGWGAVQDRFDLSNAGTRNEPNRFNWVVEVDPEAPDEAPVKHTAMGRFKHEGAHVTIAASGHAVAYSGDDNRFDYLYKFVSRDTFRPGPSQAARRHNKTLLSDGDLYVAKFHGDGEGIAEGDYDGTGEWLPLYVDGRSMVPGFTAEEVLVYTRLAADAVGATGMDRPEDVEPSPVTGYVYMACTNNTRRTGAQVDEPNPRPNNKDGHVIELREDGDDATGTSFTWNILLLCGDPEDPTVTTYFGGWDGPVSPISCPDNVAFDDAGNLWVSTDGQPGTINYNDGLFLVPVEGPERGRVQQFLAVPTGAETCGPQVKARDGYVLVAVQHPGDLGGASYENPRSAFPYDGVFAGPRPACIQVLPA; translated from the coding sequence ATGCTGGGCCAGACCCACGGCTCGCGCAGCGCGAGCGTCTGCCACTGGAAGTGCGCCGACGCCTGCGCCCGGCCGGACGAGAACACCAGCGGCAACGAGCGCTTCGTCGACGTCGCCCGCCGCGCCCTGGCCCGCCGCACCTCGCGCCGCTCGGTCCTCGCCGGCTCCGCCGCCGGCGCCGCGCTCGCCGCGCTGTCCGGCATCGCGCCCGCCGCCGCCGCACCGAAGGGCAGGGGCGCCGCCGCGCGCTCCGGCTCGCTCGCCTTCTCCCCCATCGCTCCGGTCGGCAACACCGTCGACGCCGTCACCGTCCCGGACGGCTGGCGCTGGGAGACGATCATCGCCTGGGGCGACCCGGTCGAGGCCGACGCGCCCGCGTGGGACCCGGCCCACCAGACGCCCGAGGCCCAGAAGAAGCAGTTCGGCTACAACAACGACTACCTCGACGTCGTGCCGTTCCGCGGCAACGGCAACCGGGGCCTGCTCGTCGCCAACCACGAGTACACGAACGACGAGCTCATGTTCCCCGCGACGAGCGACCCCGCGCAGCGGCTGCTCGACCTCGAGACGGCGATGTACGCCCACGGCATGTCCGTGGTCGAGGTCCGCCGCCGCGGCAAGGACGCCGCGTGGCAGCCGCTGCGCCGCTCGCCGTTCAACCGCCGCATCACCCTCGACACCGAGTTCGTGCTCGACGGGCCCGCCGCCGGCAGCCCGCTGCTGCGCACGAGCGAGGACCCGACGGGCACGCGCGTGTACGGCACGCTCAACAACTGCGCCGGGTCGACCACCCCGTGGGGCACGGTGCTGTCCGGCGAGGAGAACGTCGACCAGTACTTCACCGGCGCCCCCGACCCGACGGCGCGCGAGGCGCGCTACGGGCTGAACACCGCCGGTCGCGGCTGGGGCGCGGTGCAGGACCGGTTCGACCTGTCGAACGCCGGGACCCGCAACGAGCCGAACCGCTTCAACTGGGTCGTCGAGGTCGACCCGGAGGCGCCGGACGAGGCCCCGGTCAAGCACACGGCGATGGGCCGCTTCAAGCACGAGGGCGCCCACGTCACGATCGCGGCGTCCGGCCACGCCGTCGCCTACTCCGGCGACGACAACCGCTTCGACTACCTCTACAAGTTCGTGTCCCGCGACACCTTCCGTCCCGGCCCGTCGCAGGCGGCGCGACGTCACAACAAGACGCTGCTGAGCGACGGCGACCTGTACGTCGCGAAGTTCCACGGCGACGGCGAGGGCATCGCCGAGGGTGACTACGACGGCACGGGCGAGTGGCTGCCGCTGTACGTCGACGGCCGCTCGATGGTGCCGGGCTTCACCGCCGAGGAGGTCCTCGTCTACACGCGCCTGGCCGCCGACGCGGTCGGCGCCACGGGCATGGACCGGCCGGAGGACGTCGAGCCGAGCCCCGTCACCGGCTACGTGTACATGGCGTGCACGAACAACACCCGCCGCACCGGCGCGCAGGTCGACGAGCCGAACCCGCGCCCGAACAACAAGGACGGCCACGTCATCGAGCTGCGCGAGGACGGCGACGACGCGACCGGCACGTCGTTCACGTGGAACATCCTCCTGCTGTGCGGTGACCCGGAGGACCCGACCGTCACGACGTACTTCGGCGGCTGGGACGGTCCGGTGAGCCCCATCAGCTGCCCGGACAACGTCGCGTTCGACGACGCCGGCAACCTGTGGGTGTCGACCGACGGCCAGCCCGGCACGATCAACTACAACGACGGGCTGTTCCTCGTGCCGGTCGAGGGTCCCGAGCGCGGGCGCGTCCAGCAGTTCCTCGCCGTGCCGACCGGCGCGGAGACGTGCGGGCCGCAGGTCAAGGCCCGCGACGGCTACGTGCTCGTGGCGGTGCAGCACCCCGGGGACCTCGGTGGCGCGAGCTACGAGAACCCCCGTTCCGCGTTCCCGTACGACGGCGTGTTCGCCGGTCCGCGCCCGGCGTGCATCCAGGTGCTGCCCGCCTGA